The following nucleotide sequence is from Eschrichtius robustus isolate mEscRob2 chromosome 10, mEscRob2.pri, whole genome shotgun sequence.
CGCCCAGGAGCCGGATAGAGCCTGACGCCCTGTCGTCTCCCCTCGCGCACAGGGCTCTGCGAGTGATCCGGCCGACCAGCTCCCTGCTGCATGGAACGGCTGCAGAAGGTGCGCGGGGCTACACCCACGCCGGGGCGGTGGGGTGCCGGGGGCACGCGGTGGGGGCCAGGCTCCCCGCGGAGGGTCAGGTCGGGAGTCGAGGATGCCACCTGGTGGTTGCCCGCGGCGCCGCACCCCGGGGCCCCAGAGGCCTAGAGaagccctcccctgccccaccccctccctccgccCGGCCCTGGCACCCACGCACATTCCCACCCGCccgccttctccctctccccagcaaCCACTTACCTCCCCTGGGAGCGTCAGCTCCTCCCGAGGCTCCAGTGTTCCCGGCTCTCCCTCCAGCATCGTGGTGAGTACCTGTCGGCCACCAGCACcctcaggctgggaggagggaggggcggggcgcaCGCTGGCTGCAGGGCAGCTTCACTCAAATGACGATGGTCCTGCCAGGGCTGGCAGGCAGGCAGAGAGAACCCCAGATCCAGAGAAGGTTCTGCACACCCCCTCCTGCTGGTCTGGTCCTGTCTCGTTGTACCCAAAGGGCTAGATGAAGGACTATCATTGTTTCAAGGTGACCCTCTAAACCCTTAATATGACAGTAATAGAAATATTAACTTACAGGAGCTGACATCTAAAACGGCTGCCCATCTTCTTCCTAATAAATTGCAGGTCTAGCTTGTAAGGCCAGTATTCTAGGGGAGGCTTTTGACACCTCTGTTCCATGTGTATCATTTCCCTTCAGGCCAAGATGGACAATCAGGTGATGGGCTACAAGGACTTGGCCGCCATCCCCAAGGACAAGGCCATCCTGGACATCGAGAGGCCTGACCTCATGATCTACGAGCCCCACTTTACCTATTCTCTGCTGGAACACGTGGAGCTGCCCAGAAGCCGGGAGGTAAAGGGTGGGAGGCTCCTCTTGGACAGGACCTGGGGGAAGGGCTCCCCCAGCCACACTGGGTGGGAGGCAGAATCCCTCTCATGCTTTCTTTCCTGGAGGTCAGACTCCAAAACAAGAAGGGGACCTGTGCACAGGAATCACCAGTCAGTTGGTGAACTGGGTATTTGTGCAGAGCAGGCAGAGATGGGCTGGCGGCTGGAGACTAGCTCGAGGTGGAGAGCAGGGGAGGCCGTGTTTGAATGGTAGCAGCATAGAGCGGGGTCATGTAGGAATGGGGCGGGACTGGGCAGAAAGTGAGCAAATTTGTGGAAAGCACTCAGGAACACCGAGCTCGGAGGCCAGAAGTCCTAGCTGAGTGTGACCTGTGTGACGGCGTGGTCTCAGTTTCCCTTCCTATAAAATAGAGGTGATACCTTTACCCGTCCACCTCACTAGTCAAATGCACGAGATAACGCAGGACAGGTACTTCGTACACTGTGTTGGAGAAAGGGGCAGTGTCAGGGCTGAGCAGAGAGACGGGGCCAGGCTGTGGGGAGACTTAAACGCCTGACAAGGGGCCCGGACTCCATCCTGGACGCTGTGGGTCTTGCCCCTTCCCCTTGTTGCTCGTTGGCTCTGAGGTCAGAGCCATAGCCCCTCCAGCTGGCCCTCAGAGCACATGCACACTGCTCCAAGATCCTCGGCTTCTTCTGCTTCTTCGTGGGTCCTAGGGAAAGACTTAGGTCCCTGGCTCGGGAGAGAGAGGACGGAGGGCCAGCCCTGGGAGCTGGCAAGGACTAAGAGAGAAGAGGTGGCCCAGAAATTGGCTGGGCAATTGCAGAGTTGAgtgaggggggggggggtgaagtGGCCCACCTGGGGTCCTAGGGACAAGGGTTTAATCCCACCCTTGTGGCTCTGACCAGCCTCCTCTCCATTCACAGCGCTCGCTGTCACCCAAATCCACATCCCCCCCACCATCCCCAGAGGTGAGTCTGCCCCGCACCTGACACTTGCCCAGCCCTGCTCTGACCGGGGCTCAACCCCCTTCCCCACACACGTCCAGACTGGGCTTGGCAGAGCCTAGGGGGTGATGGAATCAGTGGACCTTGTCCTGTCACTGGCCAGCTCTGGGTCCATCTACGTCTGACCCAGGATCTCTTTTAATCCTTTCTCCTGGGTCAGGCACCATCAGCAGGTCGAGTCCTTGGATAGCCTTCCTCTGCCCTGGGGTTGGGGGCGTGTGGGCTGCTAGGGTGGGAGGATGGAGatggtggagggggtggggtgggggacctgGGAGCTGCAGTGAACCGTACTTCTGCTCTGCAGGTGTGGGCGGAGAGCCGGTCCCCTGGAACCATCTCTCAGGCTTCAGCCCCAAGAACCACTGGGACGCCCCGGACCAGCCTGCCCCATTTCCACCATCCTGGTAGGTTTTAGTGTGAGCATGGCTGCATCCTTGCCCTAGGACCTCTTTTTTCCTTCAGGAACCCAAGCCCCTTACTCTCAGTCCCCCACTCTCTGGAGTATATGCACACCACAGAACTGGCGGGAACCCCAGATGCCAGACCCCAGGCAGAGCTCCCAGAGGTGGTGGGCCCTGCTGCATCCTCTCTCCCACCCAAACAGAGAAGTGCAAAAATCCCAACCCCTGAGGGATAATTTCGGGATCTCCGGTTCTGTCTTGGCTCTTGGCAGGAGCCcctgaatttccttccttctcccaatcCATGTCTCCATTCCCTTCTCTGACCCAGCCTCCCCGCCATCCTCATAGCCTCCTTCTCATCCACTCTTGCTCCCTCTCCACAGAGACCACCCGCCCAGATTCCAACATCTACAAGAAGCCACCCATCTACAAGCAGAAAGGTGAGGGTTCCCCTGACCGACCAGAGCCCCCTTTTCGCCACGTGCCAGGAGGCTGTCCTGAGGGTGGGAAGGTGATAGGAGAACAGATGTTCATCACGGCGTGTAAACTGCCCTGTGCATTTCCTTGTGCGTTGCTTTTACACCCAGGAGCTCACAGGTGTGAAGAGGGAGAGATGAGGGAGTGGGGGGGCTGAGGTGGGAGGTGGCCTCCGGGGCGGGGTGTGCCGGGCTGACCTTGACCTCCCCCCGCAGAGTCCACAGGAGGCAGCCCTCAGAGCAAGCACCTCATTGAAGACCTCATCATCGAGTCGTCCAAGTTCCCTGCAGCGCAGCCTCCCGACCCCAACCAGCCAGCCAAGATCGAAACGGACTACTGGCCGTGCCCCCCGTCGCTGGCCGTTGTGGGTAGGCGAGACtgctggagaggggagagggaggcccTGCTGAAGCCCCAGGAACCCCCCCACCACCTGCATGAACCCTCCAGGCTCCTGCTCCCCCGTCCCCTGCAACCCCATCTCTCTTGGCGTAAGCAGCCCTGCTTGTTAGTCATTTACCCGCTTTCCGTTCACTTCTTCGGCTGCTCAACAGACGTTTGTCGAATTTCTACTGTGTCCCAGGCTCTGTGATGGGAGCtctggaaagagaaagaggaatgagACGAGGTTTTGGCCCCCAGTCGCTTTCAGTCGTGTGAGCATGTGTTGCCCACCCAGCTTCACCGCAAGGCTAGAAAACGttgcttttgttttataataataatttgcaGTGTTCCCTTCAAGGTGCAGCTCCGGGACATGCACAAAGCAGCCCCTGACAGACGCTCGTTGAGCACGCGGTTGATTGACTGATGTGCCTGCTTTTGTCCGTCTTTCCCAGAGACAGAATGGAGGAAGCGGAAGGCGTCGAGGAggggggcagaggaggaggaggaggaggaggacgatgACTCCGGGGAGGAGATGAAGGCTCTCAGGGAGCGTCAGAGGGAGGAACTCAGTAAGGTAGCGTCTCACTGCCCCACCCGCATCCCTGGGCCACCCTGGGGACAGAAGTTCCATTCTGATCTAAATGGGTACGTGTCTGAAAAGCGTCCTAGTGAGAACATGTGAGGAATTCCTTTTCTTTGCCAGGATGTCAGGCTGCTGCTTTTGAAGGGACACAAGGATTGCATGTTGCTTTAGGGGGCCACCACTTACTGTTAGGGCCAAAAGCACAGAAAAGGGTGGCCCCGCCAGTGCCAGGCTTCAGCAGGCAGAGTAGTTCATGGgatgaggagaaaggagagagtagGCTGCTGGCCtccaggggaggagagagggtgtAGGGAGTCACGGAAAGGCCACTGATGGTGGCACGGGCTTGTGCTCTGGGCCTTGTGACCTGGGACGCAGAAGCCCCTGGGGCAGAGTTACACTGAGCGGCTCTGACTCCTTGCTCTCGAGGGTGGCCAGACCCAATGTGGCAGAGCTTCTGACCGGGACAGGCTccacgggctccaggcaccaCACAGCCCCTCGGGAACTCTGTCCCCACTCCTGCCTGGGGTGGACCCAACTCTGAACCTTCTGGAGATGAGAAACAAGTATCGATGCCTCGGATCCATCTTCCTTTCTCCTTGCCAGGTTACTTCTAACTTGGGAAAAATGATCTTGAAAGAAGAGATGGAAAAGTCATTGCCTATCCGGCGGAAAACCCGCTCTCTGCCTGACCGGACACCCTTCCATACCTGTGAGTGTCAGCGAGGGGGCTCAGAATCACCTGGCCAGACCCTGAGGCCAGAATCAAATAGTCTGCTGAGTTTGTCTGTCACACGCCCAGCACTGTGCTACTGTGGGTATAAGAGACATAGAAGTTTCGGTTGCTGGCTCAAGGCTCTGGCGATCCCCTTAGGCCAAGAGTACCAGTCATGGAACAAGATGAGATGACAAAGGATGGCCTCAGCTAAAGCAGAATTAGCACATTTtgtttaattcaacaaacatttattgggtgtCTACCATGTTCTTGGCCTTGAGGATATAAAGAGTAAAACACTATAGTGCTGCCTTCCAGTAGCTTCTGGTCACGGGGAAAGTGACGTGGAAACTGGGGTGTCAGTGCAGCATAGCAGGTGAGAGGTACACTTCAAGTGATTTGAGAGGACGCTGATAGGGCCTGGGTCCCAGAGTTGGAGTCTTGAAGGACAAGACAAAGTGAGTCGGGGAGAAGGGCAGCACAGACCCCAGGGACAGTGTGGGAGCAAAGGCCAGGAGCAGCAAACATCCGGCCAGCAGAGAGGCCCTCCGGGAGCCTGGAATTACAGCGCACAGAGCGTGCTCTGAGGTGGCTGGGGCTTTGGTGCCATGCTGCTCATCACTGAGCCTAACCTGGGCTTCCTTCGAGCATGGATGGCTGGAGAGGAGGGGGGCACATCTGAGAAGCCCAAACTGGAAGCTACAAGGCCTCTAAGAGCCTGGCCTCGGAAGCCACAGGGCATCCTTCTACTGCCTTCTGACGGCCAGAGCAGCTCACAGGCCACCCAGACacaagggagaggaaagagattctgcttcctgatgaGAGGAACCACCCAAGGGCACACAGGCTGGGAGATAATGTTGCGGGCCATCTTCGGAGACCGTCTACCACACTTTCCAATCATCTGGGTAAGGGCTAAAAATATACATAGGTCCAGAGAAGAGGGAATGGGTTTGAGAACTATACAGGCACCGTCTGTATAGAAATGGCCCCGGAATtacaatttttcaactttacgATGGTGCGAAagcaatatgcattcagtagaaactgtatgTCCAGTTTTGAATTTTGACCTTTTCCCAGGCTAGTGATGTGCGGTACGATGCTCTCttggctttttttatttttttcttctttttttttttttttggccgcaccgtgcggcatgcaggatcttagttccccgaccagggattgaacacacgccccctgcagtggaagcgcagagtcttaaccacgggacagccagggaagtcccacgatgCTCTCTTGAgatgctgggcagcagcagcGAGCCTCAGCTCCCCGCCAGCCACACCATCACGACGGAAAGCAGCCCATACGctcacaaccattctgtacccagaccaccattctgttttccactttcagtacagtatgcaataaattacatgagaggTTCAACACTTCATTGTAAAATAGGCTTTGCCCACCTGTAGGCTCAtggaagtgttctgagcacgtttaaggtaggctggGCTGAGCTCTGATGTTCAGTAGGtttggtgtattaaatgcatttttgacttaacgATGGGTTTATCGGGGCGTGACCCCATCGTAGATCGAGGAAGATCTGTAGAGGGGATGGAATCAACTGGACTTAGTGGCTGATTGGATGTGGGTGGTGAAGGAGAGACAAGTTGGGGTTTTTGTCTTGGGTGCTGGGTGATGACAGACCTGGGGCTGAGATCATGAAAGAGGCAGGTTTCGGGGGAAAGATGAAGAGACTGGGGACATGTTGGGTTAAGTGCATGTAGGTGGGAGCTGAGTTTGACTGAGTTGGAAGCTTGAGGCGCAAGTCAGGGCTCAAGCAGAATCTTCAGCTTATACGTGGTAATGGGACCATGAGAAAAAATCCAGTTGTGTAgaaaaaggggagggaagggcagggtgcCGAGGGCTGTTCCTTGGAGAGCACTCACAGGACAATCCCCTTGGAAGTTTGGCTGGGGGGAGGTCAGAAGTGAGACCCAGCCTCCGGATGCGGGAGGCTGGCCTTGAAAGGGTCGGGGACTTGGCTTTGGGAGCAGGCCACATCAGAAGTTgaggtttgggacttccctggtggtccagtggttaagaatccaagcTCCAACCTGAACAATTTCAGAAGTACGGACAGGCGTGTCATTCCGACGTAAGGGTAACATTGAAATTAATGGTCACTTTCAAACATAAAAAGGCAATCTAGAAATCATTAGGAGTGAAAATCTTACacactttagggacttccctggcggtccagtagttaagactctgcgcttccagtgcagagggcacgggttcgatccctggttggggagaactaagatcctgcatgctgcgtggcgaggccaaaaaaaaaagaaagagagaagttgACGTCGTCTGCTGAGCACACGGAGGGTGAGGCTTGGTGAGAGTGGTGAAGGTTCGGAACAGCTTCTGCTGGGAAAGGGAACTGATGAGAGGCTTTAGGGTCTGTAGTGATGCTAATGTACACGTGGTGGGCTTCATCTCCATCGCCTGCGGGCAAAAGGGGAGCCCTGGGCTGATGCAGGGTTAGAGTTTGGGTGCTGCTGAGTGTGGGTGAAAGTGGTTATGTACCCACCCATGGGTCAAAGGTCAGGGGGAAGTGGGGGACCAAGACACTGGAGGTTCCCCATGATATTGACCGGCAGATGTGCCAGGAATGCGGCTGAGGGAAAGCTGCAAACAAAAAAGGGCGCTGTGGCCGCAAAGGGACTTCCCtcgcggtccagtagttaagactctgtgcttccaatgcagggggcacgggttcaattcctggttggggatgccatgcagcatggccaagaagttaaaaaaaaaaaaatcttatcagtCAGTTGAGGGAGAAGTGTGTACTTATCACAAAAGAGAAGTGCTTCAATAATGAGGGTTGTGAAAGCAGACAATTTTCTACACAAAAATAAGaagcattaaggaaaaaaaaaacacgagGGTCCCCAAAACACATTTTGTTCTCGCCAAACTTccaaataacatattttattaaaatgtttgaagaaaaCAATTCTTCCTTATACTTTTGAGTCTGTCCAGGCTAAACCTTCACACAAAAAATGCTGGTCAAAACAATTGCTATACCATGCCAGCAATTTCTAGTCACTGGAGATAAAGGAATTTTGAGATTAGTACAAACTAAGAATCCTTCTAGGAAAACCTGTTACCGAAAGccaattttcttgaattataaTCTGCAGCGCTTGAAAGCTTAGTGATATTATTGGACGTCAAGTTGAAAGTGACATCTGGTCATGCGAATGTCAAGTCCAGTGACTGCGGTGCCATCTAGCAGCTgaaagtgctgggaaaactgcagctTCTGTTTTATAACATCAAGCATTTGAAATTTGATTACCAACATTGCTAAACATGAAATTGGAATAATTCGATTGTTTTGActaaattttagatttattttcatattccagaGGTTCATTTTACGATGGTGAGCCTCATCATCTGACTATCATTGGCTGACTATCAATTTGAACACTCGGACATTTGGCCCAAATGTCTATTTTGTGCACGTCTGTTAGAGAGAGGGGAGGCATTAGGGATAGTGCAGAGCTGCCAGCACGATGTCACCTGCTGAAGGTAACGGGCAGGAGCTGGAAGCCAACAGAGGCCCACCGGCTTCCCCCAAGTCCCCCCTCCACTGCCCTGCCCCTGGCAGGGGAGGCCAGGGAATGACCCTCTGGAATGACTGTCAGGCCAAAGGGTCTGAAACAGGGCCTCCTGCTCTCTTCCAGCCTTGCACGTGGGAACATCGAAgtcttcttccctccctgcctaCGGCAGGACCACCCTGAGCCGGGTAAGGTCCCAGGACAGAGGTCACAGGCCTCGTGGGAAGAGTGTGCGTGTGGGGCCCGCGTGTGGGGGACTGAGCTACGTGGGCACCCGGGGGGGCGGCCAGACCCTTACAGTGAAGGGGGACGATGTGGAATGCCCCAGCTTCCTCTGATTCCTTCGTGTCCTTTCCAGCTACAGTCCACAGACTTCAGCCCATCCGGGAGCGAGACCGAAAGCCCAGGTGAGAGGCAGGGCCGCCCTGATGCTGGGAAAGGGGCTCAAGAGGCCCCTGGGGCAGCCCATGTCTGCGATGTGGGCAGGGCTCTGTGGCTGGAGGTCGGGGCGGCTGAGCTGGCAGGTTTGGAAGCCTGCTGACCTCAGAGCTGCCTCTGAACAATGGCTCTTCTCTCCCACAGGCCTGCAGGTGAGTGCCTTCTGGAGGGTAACACGTGGAGCACGGAAGCCACGGATGGACGGGGGACTGGcagtgttgggggaggggtgcggGGCGACGGAGTCACCTGGTGAGGACGTAAGAAGCCTAGGGTAAGGCTGGGGAGGCCTCCCTGCCCCACTCTGGCTCACTGCGGCTTTGGTCTCCCCAGAACGGAGAGGGCCAGAGGGGGAGGATGGACCGGGGGAACTCCCTTCCCTGTGTGCTGGAGCAGAaggtgaggggcaggggcagaggcaggggatggTGGGCAGGGGACAGAACCGTCTCTAGTGGGGGCGGGCCAGCTTGGGGAGAAGCCAGGGAAGTGAATGCACTGAGGGGTCCTCCTGGCTGATGATGGGAGGGGCAGCACGGAAGTTGGGGGAGTTGGATGGCAAGATGGCATGAGCCCCCATGGATGGCCCCTGCAGGCTGATAAGGGGGCCTGGGGAATGGAGGGGGTTACACTGACAGGGACCTCGAAGAGCCTGATACTTACTgcccgcctcccctccccgccagaTCTATCCTTACGAAATGCTGGTGGTGACCAACAGGGGGCGAACCAAGCTGCCTCCAGGTGTGGATAGGATGAGGCTTGAGGTACGCAGGGAGCATGTGCTGGGTGGGTGAGGGGCTACTGACGGGGCAGCCTCCCCTGCCCGCTGTGGGGGAAGGTGGCCCAGCCCCACCCTTTGCCTCCTGTCCCTACACTGCCTCTGTGTGTCCCCCTTGCAGAGGCACCTGTCAGCAGAGGACTTCTCAAGGGTCTTTTCCATGTCTCCCGAAGAGTTTGGCAAGCTGGCTCTGTGGAAGCGAAACGAACTCAAGAAAAAGGCCTCTCTCTTCTGATGGCCCCCACCTGCTCCGTGACTGACCCTCACCCTTGCTGCTTCGGGGCTCTGGAGCTGGGGTCACTAGACCCCAAAGCATCACCTCTGGGGGGAGCAGGCGGGTGGGGCAGAAGTGGGGTTGGCTCCGTTGCCCAGGTCGAGGGAGAGCAAGGCCCCTGCAGTGCCGGGGTTTTGGGACGTGGACCTCCTTCCCCATGATGAGCTGGGGGGGTCTCCTTCTCTCATCCCTGGTCCTCGCTGCACAGGGCAAACCCAGCGTGCACTCCAGCACACACAGAGTTAGTGTCTgcaccctctccctgcccccacccccatgtgAAGGTCCCCAGAAGGGAGTGATGAGACATGAACGTGACACTTGGTGGTCAGGCCTGTCTGCTGTCCTGACCAAGGGGTGGGAAGAACCCTCGGGCCTGGTAGGAGGCACGTGAGGGTGGGAGGCAGCCACGCAGGCAGAGAGCGTCCAGGACCCTGTGTGCACCCAAACACTCCTCCGCAGCTCACCTGGGACGGGTTCCCCTGCACCTGGGCCTCCCGCCTCTCAGCCTCCAGCAGGGAGGCCACCCAGCCCTCCAGCTTACCCTGTCCTCTCCTTGTGACCCCCAAGCTTCGAAGCCTCTTGCTCCAGCCCTGAGGCTTCCCTAGAAGCCTTGGCTTAGAGTGGAGATGTCGCCTATACAGACCCCCAGCCCCACATCAGCCTTCAGGCTGAGTCGGCTAGATTGCTACCTTCTAGCATCCAGGTCCTGGGCAGAGCCCAGGCCTTTGGGCTCCCCTGGACGGGATGAGGAGCCAGGCTGAGAGTCCTGGCTACCGGGTCCCACCCACACCCCTGCATCCCCCACCATGCTCTCTAAAGAATGTAATTTATTGGGGCACCCCCCAGCTGCTTTCCTCACCTAACTCTCTGCCCTACCTTAATCACGCTCCCAGCTTTTCTTCTCTCCAAATACAcgtgtatataattatatatatatttttttgccgGGGTCTGGGTTTTGTTCCTGCCCAGACCCCGACATCCCTTTCCACCGTGTGTGTGTGAtaatgctgggggagggggactcTGCTTGGAATTAAAAGGTTGCATCGGGGCCCCAAATCTATTTGTTCTTTATGAGCCACCAGATCCGAGTGAGAGGGACAGGTGATGCCAGGCTGAGAAAAGCCACGGAGCGAGGGTTCAAATGGGGGGGCACACAGAGTAGGAGGAGGGAGAGCGATGGCACACATCctaccctcccccatccctgggCCAGAAAAGCGGGGGCAGTCTAGCAGGTCCTGTCTGCCTCCtctccttcaggggctgtgcAATGGTGACATGGATGCGGGGACAGAAACTCACACTCTGGAGCATGAATATAGAGCCAGCTGGGAGAAAAGGCTCTGCCCTTCACTGAGCCCCTAAATGCACCCCCTTGGCGGTCAAGCTCATCAACAGCTGACATGGTTGTACCCCTCCAGGTCTATGATACTCACAGTTCAATGGGGAGGCCAAACACCCAGTAAAGGTCAACTGTGTAGGAGTGGACAGTGAGCTGATTGTCGAGGGTCAGGCGGGGAAAACTAAGGGGTGGAGAAATGATGAGGGAAATCTAGCAGGAGCGAGGGTCAAGTGGAGGCCGAGGGAGCAGGGGTAACTTGGTCCTGGATGACTTGGCGGGACCGCCCAGGGGCAGTAGACATGGAACAGGCCTGCTGAAGTGGGTGGAGGGGGTGAAGACTGGATTTGAAGATCAGAAGGAGGACTTTGGGTGTGAGGGCTGGCGGGGATGGGGCCGGCTCACCTGGGGGGAACAGAACCTGGGTTTGGGCACCTGAAGAGGTATGCAGTCCAGAGGACCCGGTGAGTTGGAGGGGGCCCTGCGTGTGAACCCTAGACTGGACCTGGCACCTGAATCAACTCTCCTGCCCTTGGACGAGTTTCTAGCCCCTCTGgctgaaacaaaagcaaagtggATAAGAACTGCTCAAGTGTGAGTGATTAAACTGTAGGAGTTCTGCTACATGCACAACATTGATCGTCTTAACAAACTTGCGAGGTCCACGGCACAGGTTGTTTTCATCCTTCTCGAGAATGAGAAAATCGTGGAATAGAGACATTTCACAAGCCTGAAGCTACAAGCAACTAATGATTGCAGACTGGAAACACACATCCCAGTTTCTTCACTGCTAACCTGGGTCATTCCCAGTATAGACACAGTTGCCTCTCCAGGGGCAGCAAAGAGAGGAATGGTACCCATACACACGTACCCAGGATTAGGTGTTCAGCAAAAGTTTGGAAGGCTTATCCCGTTCCGGCATGAGGGAAACGGGTGACGAGGCCAGCACCCCCCTGTCCATGGAGCTCCCAGGCTCTTGAGCACCAAGGGGTGTGAGGAGTGTTTGATCACAGCGCACTGGGAAATGTTTGTGGTGTGAGCAGACTGGACTCGAAGTCCTAAAGGATCTGAAGTTCCTGAGAATTTAGAGCGGCTCAAAGTGGAGGTCTGTCCTAAAATAAAACCTTGGTGATTATTTAGTCCATTGGTTTCCAAACCTTTTTAGTagtcaatctttttaaaaattagatcttACTATTAGTAATTAGAATACATTTATAagttgattatatttatttatttttttggccatgccatgcggcatgcgggatcttagttcccggaccagggatagaacctgtggcCCTTGCAGTGGAGgcacggaatcctaaccactggaccgccggggaattccctgTAAGTTGAATTTTATAGTTAATTATTAATGAAATCAATCAATGAGAACAAGGAAGCAATTTGAtggatataaaaattttaagtcaagGGTTGTATATGACAGCCGCCCTTTCAGCAAGCACGGGATCTAATTTATTCTTGTATTTGGTTGCACAGTAGGAGAGAATTCTGATTCACAGATAAGTAGTCACAAAGTTGCAGTGGTTTAAAAATGCATGCAAATGTGAACAGTCACATTCCTCACGTTGAGCGGCAGCAGCTAAGTCCCATCTCTTTGAATCTGGGCTTAGTGCCTTGCTCTTTCAAACTGTTTATTCTGCAACAGCCTTCTACCTTCATTTACGCTGACAGGAGGGAAGGTTTATTCAAACATCTTCCCAATGAGCTAACCTGGCAGCAGAATTTAAATACATCGGTGGGCTCTATCATATATACAAGTATGTCCACTGACTTTTATTAGagcttttgaaataaa
It contains:
- the DMTN gene encoding dematin; amino-acid sequence: MERLQKQPLTSPGSVSSSRGSSVPGSPSSIVAKMDNQVMGYKDLAAIPKDKAILDIERPDLMIYEPHFTYSLLEHVELPRSRERSLSPKSTSPPPSPEVWAESRSPGTISQASAPRTTGTPRTSLPHFHHPETTRPDSNIYKKPPIYKQKESTGGSPQSKHLIEDLIIESSKFPAAQPPDPNQPAKIETDYWPCPPSLAVVETEWRKRKASRRGAEEEEEEEDDDSGEEMKALRERQREELSKVTSNLGKMILKEEMEKSLPIRRKTRSLPDRTPFHTSLHVGTSKSSSLPAYGRTTLSRLQSTDFSPSGSETESPGLQNGEGQRGRMDRGNSLPCVLEQKIYPYEMLVVTNRGRTKLPPGVDRMRLERHLSAEDFSRVFSMSPEEFGKLALWKRNELKKKASLF